The Mercenaria mercenaria strain notata unplaced genomic scaffold, MADL_Memer_1 contig_4840, whole genome shotgun sequence genome contains a region encoding:
- the LOC128554217 gene encoding uncharacterized protein LOC128554217 yields MADKFATSILKLIAFRGKTDGMNKLVIPTGLLSLTVAMTLFRSITGIFCVTSDCTLQYTAGVYFLIRSFDSILFWAINLILAWMYKDDDDDENKKDKPLQRFPFQLFVCISVLGNLAVFVVCAKLVFENFNEIEDICPSTSGRGTAANIVVISDCVYITVFVLTTIVSAARE; encoded by the exons atgGCAGACAAATTCGCAACgagtattttgaaattaataGCATTTAGAGGAAAAACAGATGGCATGAATAAACTAG TAATTCCCACCGGATTACTGTCCTTGACGGTGGCAATGACTTTGTTCCGTTCTATAACAG GAATATTTTGCGTGACGTCTGACTGTACTCTTCAGTACACAGCTGGTGTTTACTTCCTTATAAGGAGCTTTGACAGCATACTATTTTGGGCCATCAATCTGATCTTAGCATGGATGTataaggatgatgatgatgatgaaaataagaAAGATAAGCCACTGCAGAGGTTTCCGTTCCAGTTGTTTGTTTGTATTAGCGTCTTGGGCAACCTTGCCGTCTTCGTAGTAT GTGCCAAGCTGGTATTTGAAAACTTCAACGAAATTGAGGATATATGTCCGTCAACTTCTGGACGAGGAACAGCTGCAAATATTGTTGTAATTTCAGATTGTGTGTACATCACTGTCTTTGTTTTAACAACCATTGTGTCTGCTGCAAGAGAGTAA